In the genome of Pseudomonas protegens, one region contains:
- a CDS encoding alpha/beta hydrolase, with protein MSHYPLSAELTAFVQRTLSYTSADSSLQGLRDSYERMCRDFTPAHPPGLVVHERQLAQVPLRFYHPDRAAPERGWPWLLYLHGGGWVLGSLDSHDFITAHLASELQVLVIAVDYRLAPEHPFPAAFNDCLAVWRALEQGLGPVQLDRRRRLVMGDSAGGNLAAALCLALRDAAEPLPAAQVLVYPGLGGAANLPSRSQCADAPLLSSSDLDCFQALYLPEPEPTSPYARPLLAEDLRHLPAAFIALAEFDPLRDDGQCYHQRLLQAGVASQLYPGQGLVHGCLRARGLAVEVDALYAALLRALRQFLEQP; from the coding sequence GCCTCCAGGGCCTGCGCGACAGCTATGAGCGCATGTGCCGGGATTTCACTCCGGCCCATCCGCCCGGGCTCGTTGTGCATGAGCGGCAACTGGCCCAGGTGCCGCTGCGTTTCTATCACCCGGACCGCGCCGCCCCGGAGCGCGGCTGGCCCTGGCTGCTGTACCTGCACGGCGGTGGCTGGGTGCTGGGCAGCCTGGATTCCCACGATTTCATCACCGCCCATCTGGCCAGCGAACTGCAGGTGCTGGTGATCGCGGTGGATTACCGGCTGGCCCCGGAACACCCGTTCCCGGCCGCCTTCAACGATTGCCTGGCAGTATGGCGCGCCCTGGAACAGGGCCTGGGCCCGGTGCAGCTGGATCGCCGTCGTCGACTGGTGATGGGCGACAGCGCCGGGGGCAATCTGGCCGCGGCCCTGTGCCTGGCCCTGCGCGACGCCGCCGAACCCTTGCCCGCCGCCCAGGTGCTGGTCTACCCCGGGCTGGGTGGCGCGGCCAACCTGCCCTCGCGCAGCCAGTGCGCCGACGCGCCCCTGCTCAGCAGCAGCGACCTGGACTGTTTCCAGGCGCTGTACCTGCCGGAGCCCGAGCCCACCTCGCCCTATGCCCGGCCGCTGCTGGCAGAGGATTTGCGTCACCTGCCAGCGGCCTTTATCGCCCTGGCAGAGTTCGACCCCTTGCGCGACGACGGCCAGTGCTATCACCAGCGCCTGTTGCAGGCCGGCGTCGCCAGCCAGCTGTATCCGGGCCAGGGCCTGGTGCATGGCTGCCTGCGGGCCAGGGGACTGGCGGTGGAAGTCGATGCGCTGTATGCCGCCCTGCTGCGCGCCCTGCGCCAGTTCCTTGAGCAGCCCTGA